The following are encoded in a window of Diorhabda sublineata isolate icDioSubl1.1 chromosome 3, icDioSubl1.1, whole genome shotgun sequence genomic DNA:
- the LOC130441863 gene encoding uncharacterized protein LOC130441863, giving the protein MLVLENFVKDLLREKIIVNYQADRNRVREFYNQKYRGLGECCFYDFNWKLWEKWYISSFTKKIIYFDQRWIDHFAAEVGGNRVNSKPFQEEAYVDGIKCHICNIVFTERISRITHLKSLPHQIRTQFLKDP; this is encoded by the exons agaattttgtcaAGGACTTGTTACGAGAGAAAATCATCGTTAATTACCAAGCTGACCGAAATAGAGTTCGAGAATTTTACAACCAAAAATATAGAGGATTAGGAGAATGTTGTTTTTACGACTTCAACTGGAAATTGTGGGAAAAGTGGTATATCAGCTCatttaccaagaaaataatatattttgaccAGAGATGGATTGATCATTTTGCTGCAGAAGTGG GTGGTAATCGTGTAAATTCAAAACCATTTCAAGAAGAAGCGTACGTCGATGGAATAAAATGTCACATTTGTAACATAGTCTTTACAGAACGTATTTCTCGTATAACGCATCTAAAATCACTACCTCATCAAATTCGGACCCAATTTTTGAAAGATCcgtaa